One Ureaplasma urealyticum serovar 8 str. ATCC 27618 genomic window carries:
- a CDS encoding DUF1410 domain-containing protein yields the protein MKKNTRKKFLQLFSLIALIPLSSFIVMCSKAKTQEIKEQSKIKARSIRFMDKDLTSINIQFYFDKIDIDDILVKKFNIELEDDKKNKINIDVNPIYNKKLQLLSFKLENLKPNTTYKITKFSITNKIADLTKVDNLSFNTSPENNLPNLPNLPNDPNIKIEDIKTNEVNNNSIKITLNINIENNNNLENKYVRLVYKDNENKLKLSNILKINDLKKQNFILEDLTSNRKYSFEELIIGESNDLNLNNAQTKISTNQKQKFSFVTLPNPVKITAIEIDSKFDNNPSSLITLKFKDNENNLKENDILKIKYKKAGPNQVVFEKSVRLANNLEVLFEIENIKKNEQYEIISIESNSKHGYNVNPSVFNFSSNSLRIFSIKD from the coding sequence ATGAAAAAAAATACACGCAAGAAATTTTTACAATTATTTTCTCTTATTGCATTAATTCCTTTAAGTTCATTTATTGTAATGTGTTCAAAAGCTAAAACGCAAGAGATTAAGGAACAAAGTAAAATTAAAGCTAGATCTATAAGATTTATGGATAAAGATTTAACGTCAATTAACATTCAATTTTATTTTGATAAAATTGATATAGATGACATTTTGGTTAAAAAATTTAATATTGAATTAGAAGATGATAAAAAAAATAAAATTAATATTGATGTTAATCCAATCTACAATAAAAAATTACAATTATTAAGCTTTAAATTAGAAAACTTAAAACCCAACACCACATATAAAATTACAAAATTTAGTATTACAAATAAAATTGCCGATTTAACAAAAGTTGATAATTTATCATTTAATACCAGCCCAGAAAATAATCTTCCAAATCTACCAAATTTACCTAACGATCCAAACATTAAAATTGAAGATATTAAAACTAATGAGGTTAATAATAATTCAATAAAGATAACCCTAAATATTAATATAGAAAATAACAACAATTTGGAAAATAAATATGTTCGGTTAGTTTATAAAGATAATGAAAATAAATTAAAATTATCCAATATTTTAAAAATTAATGATCTTAAAAAGCAAAATTTTATTTTAGAAGACTTAACATCTAATCGTAAATATTCTTTTGAAGAACTAATTATAGGTGAAAGTAATGATTTAAATTTAAATAACGCTCAAACTAAAATATCTACTAATCAAAAACAAAAATTTAGTTTCGTTACACTTCCAAATCCTGTTAAAATAACAGCTATTGAAATCGATTCGAAATTCGATAATAACCCAAGTAGTTTAATTACTTTGAAATTTAAAGACAATGAAAATAATTTAAAAGAGAATGATATATTAAAAATTAAATATAAAAAAGCTGGTCCCAACCAAGTTGTGTTTGAAAAAAGTGTGCGATTGGCAAATAATCTCGAAGTGTTATTTGAAATTGAAAATATCAAAAAAAATGAGCAATACGAAATTATAAGTATAGAATCAAACAGTAAGCATGGTTACAACGTTAATCCAAGCGTGTTTAATTTTTCTTCTAATAGTCTACGTATTTTTAGTATTAAAGATTAA
- a CDS encoding transposase has product MDLSGIDEAIKVPFSKIIQQRCIVHLIRNNIKNVSYKYYKEFCLDLKTIYGAINLEEAQENLELFGQK; this is encoded by the coding sequence ATTGATTTAAGTGGTATTGATGAAGCGATTAAAGTGCCTTTTTCAAAAATCATTCAACAAAGATGTATTGTTCATTTGATTCGCAACAACATTAAAAACGTTTCATATAAATACTACAAAGAATTTTGTTTGGATTTAAAAACAATTTATGGTGCTATTAATCTAGAAGAAGCACAAGAAAATCTTGAGTTATTTGGACAAAAATAA